A stretch of the Glycine soja cultivar W05 chromosome 13, ASM419377v2, whole genome shotgun sequence genome encodes the following:
- the LOC114382773 gene encoding nitrate regulatory gene2 protein-like isoform X2 — MGASSSKMDDDKALQLCRERKKFVKQALDGRCSLAASHFSYVQSLKSTGTALRRFMEPEAPMESSLDTSTNATPEPLDKSLSQFSLSSPSVSRHTDAAETFSPTPSPPSSSKFQANHMKFSSSSSKKVEEKPPVPVIGTVTSSGTPHNAAPHPTEKFEKSAFEVSSLPVETPPWDFFGLFHPIDHQFSFQEGKAMHQDMVGNADDISRLREEEGIPDLEDDEKVSSHGREDSMDSEDEFDDEPATDTLVQRFENFNRVNDHIKANALPATDKPSKGDSASEVELVNGEKGNSPVVSPLKTASTEVSHLTVTDKTKEKENHSEKVVPKHFFSSMKDIEFLFVKASESGKEVPRMLEANKLHFRPLFPAKEKPAQNSVKYLTWHRTMSSRSYSSTNPPGANSRADVEDVTNNLFDNFCMISGSHASTLDRLYAWERKLYDEVKASDMIRKEYDMKCKFLRNLESKGEKTSRIDKTRAVVKDLHSGIRITILRIDSISKRIEELRDKELQPQLEELIDGLSRMWEVMFECHKLQFQIMSTVYNNSHARIATHSELRRQITSYLESELHFLSSSFTKWIGAQKFYLEAINGWLHKCVSLKQKPGKKKRPQRPLLRMYGPPIYATCEIWLEKLGELPIQDVVDSMKSLAGEIARFLPRQEKNHSKGANQPHITSWNAHIRSESSDNLLRDDTLEDWDSGFDQFRASFLGFLAQLNNFSRSSVMMYTDLRQAIQIAKKNYHQRSNSQAQDGQWNSHSPDENPKSQSLDDNFKSQSKVANSEKKSPKQ; from the exons ATGGGGGCCTCAAGCTCCAAAATGGATGATGATAAGGCACTCCAGCTGTGCCGTGAAAGGAAGAAATTTGTTAAGCAAGCACTTGATGGGCGATGCTCTTTAGCAGCTTCTCATTTTTCATATGTCCAGTCACTGAAAAGTACAGGAACAGCTTTGAGAAGATTCATGGAACCTGAAGCCCCAATGGAATCTTCCTTAGACACTTCCACCAATGCCACACCAGAGCCACTTGACAAATCCCTGTCCCAGTTCTCACTATCTTCACCATCTGTGTCACGACACACTGATGCAGCTGAAACCTTTTCTCCAACTCCGTCTCCTCCTAGCTCTAGTAAGTTCCAAGCAAATCACATGAAATTTAGCAGTAGTTCTTCTAAAAAGGTTGAAGAAAAACCACCTGTACCAGTTATAGGAACAGTAACATCATCAGGTACTCCACATAATGCTGCTCCTCATCCCACTGAAAAGTTTGAAAAATCAGCATTTGAAGTTTCTTCTCTTCCAGTTGAAACTCCACCATGGGATTTTTTTGGTCTCTTTCATCCTATTGAtcatcaattttcttttcaagaaGGGAAGGCCATGCACCAAGATATGGTGGGGAATGCTGATGATATATCacgacttagggaggaggaaggAATTCCTGACTTAGAGGATGATGAAAAGGTTTCTTCTCATGGAAGGGAGGACTCTATGGACTCTGAAGATGAATTTGATGATGAGCCTGCCACAGATACTCTAGTCCaaagatttgaaaattttaatagagTTAATGATCATATTAAAGCCAATGCCTTACCTGCCACAGATAAACCTTCAAAGGGTGATTCTGCTTCTGAAGTTGAACTTGTGAATGGGGAGAAGGGGAACTCTCCTGTTGTATCACCATTAAAGACGGCTTCTACAGAAGTTTCGCATCTAACTGTAACAGATAAAACGAAGGAGAAAGAAAACCACAGTGAAAAAGTTGTTCCTAAGCATTTCTTTTCAAGCATGAAAGATATTGAATTCCTCTTTGTTAAAGCCTCTGAATCTGGTAAAGAGGTTCCAAGAATGCTTGAAGCAAATAAGTTGCACTTTCGTCCTCTATTTCCGGCAAAAGAAA AACCTGCTCAAAACTCGGTTAAGTACTTAACTTGGCATAGGACAATGTCATCTCGATCCTATTCATCCACAAACCCTCCAGGAGCAAACTCAAGAGCTGATGTAGAAGACGTTACAAATAATCTCTTTGATAATTTCTGCATGATCTCTGGAAGTCATGCGTCAACCTTGGATAGATTATATGCATGGGAAAGAAAACTCTATGATGAAGTCAAG GCTAGTGATATGATCCGAAAGGAATATGACATGAAGTGTAAATTCTTACGGAATCTGGAATCAAAAGGAGAAAAGACTTCTAGAATTGATAAAACGCGCGCTGTAGTCAAGGATCTGCATTCAGGAATTAGAATTACAATTCTTAGGATAGACTCTATATCAAAGAGGATTGAGGAATTGCGGGACAAAGAGCTTCAGCCTCAACTTGAGGAGTTGATTGATGG GTTAAGTCGGATGTGGGAAGTGATGTTTGAGTGCCACAAGCTTCAGTTTCAGATAATGTCAACTGTGTATAACAACAGCCATGCTAGAATTGCCACACACTCTGAATTACGTAGACAAATTACTTCCTATCTTGAAAGTGAGCTCCATTTTCTATCCTCTAGTTTTACCAAGTGGATTGGAGCTCAGAAATTCTATCTGGAGGCCATAAATGGATGGCTGCACAAATGTGTTTCTCTTAAACAAAAGCCAGGCAAGAAAAAGAGACCCCAACGTCCACTCCTAAGAATGTATGGTCCTCCAATATATGCCACCTGTGAAATCTGGTTGGAAAAGCTCGGTGAATTACCCATCCAGGATGTTGTGGATTCTATGAAGAGTTTAGCAGGTGAAATTGCCCGGTTCTTACCGCGTCAAGAGAAGAACCACAGTAAAGGTGCAAATCAACCCCATATAACATCTTGGAATGCTCATATCCGCAGCGAATCATCGGATAATCTATTGAGAGATGACACATTAGAGGACTGGGATTCAGGTTTTGATCAATTTCGTGCAAGCTTTCTCGGATTTCTTgctcaattaaataatttttccagGTCTTCGGTCATGATGTACACTGATCTTAGACAAGCCATTCAGATTGCCAAGAAGAATTATCATCAAAGATCTAATTCTCAGGCTCAAGATGGTCAGTGGAATTCTCACTCTCCAGATGAAAATCCCAAGTCTCAATCTCTAGACGATAATTTCAAGTCTCAATCTAAAGTGGCCAATTCTGAAAAGAAAAGCCCAAAACAATAA
- the LOC114382773 gene encoding nitrate regulatory gene2 protein-like isoform X1, with protein MGASSSKMDDDKALQLCRERKKFVKQALDGRCSLAASHFSYVQSLKSTGTALRRFMEPEAPMESSLDTSTNATPEPLDKSLSQFSLSSPSVSRHTDAAETFSPTPSPPSSSKFQANHMKFSSSSSKKVEEKPPVPVIGTVTSSGTPHNAAPHPTEKFEKSAFEVSSLPVETPPWDFFGLFHPIDHQFSFQEGKAMHQDMVGNADDISRLREEEGIPDLEDDEKVSSHGREDSMDSEDEFDDEPATDTLVQRFENFNRVNDHIKANALPATDKPSKGDSASEVELVNGEKGNSPVVSPLKTASTEVSHLTVTDKTKEKENHSEKVVPKHFFSSMKDIEFLFVKASESGKEVPRMLEANKLHFRPLFPAKENCSLAPSFLKACFSCGEDPSKLPEEPAQNSVKYLTWHRTMSSRSYSSTNPPGANSRADVEDVTNNLFDNFCMISGSHASTLDRLYAWERKLYDEVKASDMIRKEYDMKCKFLRNLESKGEKTSRIDKTRAVVKDLHSGIRITILRIDSISKRIEELRDKELQPQLEELIDGLSRMWEVMFECHKLQFQIMSTVYNNSHARIATHSELRRQITSYLESELHFLSSSFTKWIGAQKFYLEAINGWLHKCVSLKQKPGKKKRPQRPLLRMYGPPIYATCEIWLEKLGELPIQDVVDSMKSLAGEIARFLPRQEKNHSKGANQPHITSWNAHIRSESSDNLLRDDTLEDWDSGFDQFRASFLGFLAQLNNFSRSSVMMYTDLRQAIQIAKKNYHQRSNSQAQDGQWNSHSPDENPKSQSLDDNFKSQSKVANSEKKSPKQ; from the exons ATGGGGGCCTCAAGCTCCAAAATGGATGATGATAAGGCACTCCAGCTGTGCCGTGAAAGGAAGAAATTTGTTAAGCAAGCACTTGATGGGCGATGCTCTTTAGCAGCTTCTCATTTTTCATATGTCCAGTCACTGAAAAGTACAGGAACAGCTTTGAGAAGATTCATGGAACCTGAAGCCCCAATGGAATCTTCCTTAGACACTTCCACCAATGCCACACCAGAGCCACTTGACAAATCCCTGTCCCAGTTCTCACTATCTTCACCATCTGTGTCACGACACACTGATGCAGCTGAAACCTTTTCTCCAACTCCGTCTCCTCCTAGCTCTAGTAAGTTCCAAGCAAATCACATGAAATTTAGCAGTAGTTCTTCTAAAAAGGTTGAAGAAAAACCACCTGTACCAGTTATAGGAACAGTAACATCATCAGGTACTCCACATAATGCTGCTCCTCATCCCACTGAAAAGTTTGAAAAATCAGCATTTGAAGTTTCTTCTCTTCCAGTTGAAACTCCACCATGGGATTTTTTTGGTCTCTTTCATCCTATTGAtcatcaattttcttttcaagaaGGGAAGGCCATGCACCAAGATATGGTGGGGAATGCTGATGATATATCacgacttagggaggaggaaggAATTCCTGACTTAGAGGATGATGAAAAGGTTTCTTCTCATGGAAGGGAGGACTCTATGGACTCTGAAGATGAATTTGATGATGAGCCTGCCACAGATACTCTAGTCCaaagatttgaaaattttaatagagTTAATGATCATATTAAAGCCAATGCCTTACCTGCCACAGATAAACCTTCAAAGGGTGATTCTGCTTCTGAAGTTGAACTTGTGAATGGGGAGAAGGGGAACTCTCCTGTTGTATCACCATTAAAGACGGCTTCTACAGAAGTTTCGCATCTAACTGTAACAGATAAAACGAAGGAGAAAGAAAACCACAGTGAAAAAGTTGTTCCTAAGCATTTCTTTTCAAGCATGAAAGATATTGAATTCCTCTTTGTTAAAGCCTCTGAATCTGGTAAAGAGGTTCCAAGAATGCTTGAAGCAAATAAGTTGCACTTTCGTCCTCTATTTCCGGCAAAAGAAA ATTGTTCACTGGCACCCTCATTTTTGAAGGCATGTTTCTCATGCGGGGAAGACCCTAGTAAACTTCCTGAAG AACCTGCTCAAAACTCGGTTAAGTACTTAACTTGGCATAGGACAATGTCATCTCGATCCTATTCATCCACAAACCCTCCAGGAGCAAACTCAAGAGCTGATGTAGAAGACGTTACAAATAATCTCTTTGATAATTTCTGCATGATCTCTGGAAGTCATGCGTCAACCTTGGATAGATTATATGCATGGGAAAGAAAACTCTATGATGAAGTCAAG GCTAGTGATATGATCCGAAAGGAATATGACATGAAGTGTAAATTCTTACGGAATCTGGAATCAAAAGGAGAAAAGACTTCTAGAATTGATAAAACGCGCGCTGTAGTCAAGGATCTGCATTCAGGAATTAGAATTACAATTCTTAGGATAGACTCTATATCAAAGAGGATTGAGGAATTGCGGGACAAAGAGCTTCAGCCTCAACTTGAGGAGTTGATTGATGG GTTAAGTCGGATGTGGGAAGTGATGTTTGAGTGCCACAAGCTTCAGTTTCAGATAATGTCAACTGTGTATAACAACAGCCATGCTAGAATTGCCACACACTCTGAATTACGTAGACAAATTACTTCCTATCTTGAAAGTGAGCTCCATTTTCTATCCTCTAGTTTTACCAAGTGGATTGGAGCTCAGAAATTCTATCTGGAGGCCATAAATGGATGGCTGCACAAATGTGTTTCTCTTAAACAAAAGCCAGGCAAGAAAAAGAGACCCCAACGTCCACTCCTAAGAATGTATGGTCCTCCAATATATGCCACCTGTGAAATCTGGTTGGAAAAGCTCGGTGAATTACCCATCCAGGATGTTGTGGATTCTATGAAGAGTTTAGCAGGTGAAATTGCCCGGTTCTTACCGCGTCAAGAGAAGAACCACAGTAAAGGTGCAAATCAACCCCATATAACATCTTGGAATGCTCATATCCGCAGCGAATCATCGGATAATCTATTGAGAGATGACACATTAGAGGACTGGGATTCAGGTTTTGATCAATTTCGTGCAAGCTTTCTCGGATTTCTTgctcaattaaataatttttccagGTCTTCGGTCATGATGTACACTGATCTTAGACAAGCCATTCAGATTGCCAAGAAGAATTATCATCAAAGATCTAATTCTCAGGCTCAAGATGGTCAGTGGAATTCTCACTCTCCAGATGAAAATCCCAAGTCTCAATCTCTAGACGATAATTTCAAGTCTCAATCTAAAGTGGCCAATTCTGAAAAGAAAAGCCCAAAACAATAA
- the LOC114382010 gene encoding pectin acetylesterase 5-like, with product MWWHRRSQWVPLFGVVVTRLCFEGFRNQMLNAIKGFSRSPQNGLFINSCFAHCQSERQDTWFADNSPVIGNKVQMKQSSQTKMKQQQVQMIASIYFTGFCFLCNLIRNELFRQQLGGDFEEENGGIVKGHIITENGGRV from the exons ATGTGGTGGCACCGCCGAAGCCAGTGGGTACCCCTTTTTGGAGTTGTCGTAACACGGCTGTGTTTTGAAG GATTCAGGAATCAAATGTTGAATGCTATTAAAGGCTTCTCAAGATCACCTCAAAATGGATTGTTCATAAATTCATGTTTTGCTCACTGCCAATCTGAGAGGCAGGATACATGGTTTGCTGACAATTCTCCTGTCATTGGGAACAAG GTACAAATGAAGCAGTCAAGCCAAACCAAAATGAAGCAGCAACAAGTCCAAATGATAGCATCAATCTATTTCACAGGCTTTTGTTTCCTGTGTAACTTAATTAGGAATGAGTTATTTCGCCAGCAGTTAG GTGGAGATTTTGAGGAGGAAAATGGAGGGATTGTCAAAGGGCATATTATTACAGAGAATGGAGGAAGAGTATAA